The Euzebya sp. genomic sequence CCGGACCTGCCACCACCGCCCTCCGCTTCCTCGGCCTGGTCGGCCCCGCCCGCCCGGCAGCCGCACCCGCGGGGGCTGGCCGCGCCGCCGCTGGACGTGCCACCTCCGGCCGGGGTCGGGGCCGGCGCCGTGGCCCAGCCCGGCCGGCCCGAGGCGTCGCGCCCCGGCCGCCGCGGCAGGGTCCCGCCCGGCCGCTGGTGTGGCTCGGGATCGCCCAGGCGCCGGTCGCCATCGCGGGCCACCCCCGGATCCGCGAGCGCGCCATCGCCCACCTGCGCGCCCGCCGTCGCCGTGATGACATGATCACCGCGAGCCTCGCGATCCTCCTCGGACTGGTCCTGGTAACCATCGGCGTGGTGCGCTCGCCGTTGCTCGCCGTCGACGAGGTCGCCCTGGTCGGCCTCGACGGCTCCCAGCAGGACGTCGTCGCCGCGCAGGCGGGGCTGGCCGCCGGCACGAACGTCCTGGACGTGGACCTGGGCGCGGTCGCCTCACGGGTCGAGGACCTGCCGTGGGTCCGTCGCGCCACCGCCCACCGGCGCCTGCCCTCGACGGTCGAGGTGCGCGTGGCCGTCGCCGAACCGGTCGTCCGCGCCACCGTCGGCGAGACCACCTTCCTGCTGGACGGCGACGGCGTGGTCGTCGAGTCCCTCCCCGCCGGTGCGGCGCCCGGCAGCGCGGTGACCCTGGACGACGCCGTCGACGCCCTGCCGACCGTCGAGGTGGTCACGCCGCCGAGCGTCGGGTCACGCGTCGCCGACCCGGATCTGCAGGCCGTCGCCGCCGTCGCCGCCGCCATGCCCACCGTCGTCGCGGACTGGGTGGTCGCCTACACCGGCGTGGGGGAGGGGCAGGTCGACGCCATCCTCCACATCCCCACCGAAGACGGCACCGTCGAGCTGGTCGCCCACCTGGGCCGCGCCGAGGACGTCAGCGCCAAGGCCGCGACGATCGCCGCGCTGGTCGCCGAGACCATCGGGAACGGCACCACCCCGCAGGCCTTCGACGTCCGCATCCCCGACCGCCCCGTCGTCCGCACCTGATCCGTCGTCGCGCGCCCTCCGGGCGACCCGCGACCACCGCCGGACGGCCGCGCTGCCGTACCGGAGCGCGCGGCTGAGGTGCAGTTCGGCCGCTCAGGCTGTCGACGTGCACATCGTCGAGGTGTTCCGCCGACGCCGACGCCGGGTCCGGCCAGCCCGGGCACGGATCCCACCGAGGCCGGGCACGACCCTCACCTCTCCATCCGCACGTCGTCGGGTCTCGGCCAGCTCGGACCTGCACATCGTCCGGCACCCTCCGGGGCATCGTGCAGGTGCCGGCGCCACAACCCCGACGACGGGCGTCCAGGTTCCCCGGCCATCCGGGCAGGGCAGGGTTGAGTTGACGCCTCCAGACCCTCTGAGTAAGGTCTGTCCAGTCAAGAGGTTTACATAACTATAACCCTCTACTTGAGGGTGAGGGTTCTCCCGGACCCGAACATGCCCCGCCAGAGACCCCCGTGGTCCCCCGGCGGGCTTCCCCCATGGACCGTCCGAAGACCGTGCCGGCAGAGCACGGGTGACAAGGAGAAGCGAGTGGCCGCACCCCAGAACTACCTGGCCGTCATCAAGGTGGTGGGCATCGGCGGCGGTGGCGTGAACGCCGTCAACCGGATGATCGAAGCAGGCCTGAAGGGCGTGGAGTTCATCGCGGTGAACACCGACGCGCAGGCGCTGCTGATGTCCGACGCTGACGTGAAGCTCGACGTCGGGCGTGAGCTCACCCGCGGCCTGGGCGCCGGCTCCGACCCCGAGGTGGGGGAGAAGGCCGCCGAGGAGCACCGCGACGAGATCGAGGAGGTGCTGAAGGGCGCCGACATGGTCTTCGTCACCGCTGGCGAGGGCGGCGGCACCGGCACCGGCGGCGCGCCGATCGTGGCGGACATCGCCAAGGGCCTCGGCGCGCTGACCATCGGCGTCGTCACCCGGCCGTTCTCCTTCGAGGGCAAGCGCCGCGCGATGCAGGCCGAGCACGGCGTCGAGCGGCTCGCCGCCGCCGTCGACACCCTGATCGTGATCCCGAACGACCGGCTGCTCGAGATCTCCGACACCGAGACCTCGATGCTGGAGGCGTTCCGCCTGGCCGACGACGTGCTCCTCCACGGCGTGCAGGGCATCACCGACCTGATCACCACCCCCGGTCTGATCAACACCGACTTCGCCGACGTGTCCACCGTGATGCGCGACGCCGGCTCGGCCACGATGGGCGTCGGCAAGGCCCGCGGCGAGGGGCGTGCGCGCTCCGCGGCGGAGATGGCGATCTCCTCCCCGCTGCTCGAGGCGTCGATGGACGGCGCCCGCGGCGTCCTGCTGACGATCGCCGGCGGCTCGGACCTCGGCCTCCACGAGGTCAACGAGGCCGCCGCCGCGGTCCAGGAGCACGCCGACCCCGACGGCAACATCATCTTCGGCACCGTGATCGACGACTCCCTCGGCGACGAGGTCAAGGTCACCGTCATCGCCGCCGGGTTCAACGACAGCCCGACCACCAAGCAGCGCGAGGCACCGACGCAGATGTCGTCCCAGGCCGCAGCCACCGTCACGGCGCTGCGCCCGGGCCGTGAGCAGCCGGCGCGCCCCGACTTCGGCCGGACCGTCCGGGTCGAGTCCCCGCCGCCGCTGCCGTCGATCCTCGAGGACGACGACGAGGACGACGAGGTGTTCCGCTCCCCGTCCGAGCCCCGTCCGGCCGCCGAGTCCCGGGACGCAGAGGACGCCGACGACCTCGACATCCCCTCCTTCCTCCGCAGGTAGGCGCCCCGACCCCACAGCTCTCCGCTTCCCCATGACCACCTCACCGTCCCCCGCCATCAGCGCGGAGGCCGTTCCTCCCGCACCCCCGCGGGTGGAGACGCCGGCGGCACCCCTCACCGGGGTGCTGTCGCCGTCGGTGGCCGCTGCGCGCTACGCGTTCTCCGACTCCTCGGCCGGCACGATGTCGCCGACGGTCGGGGACGGCGACCACACCCGCCACCGCGCGGCGCTCGCCGCCGCGGTCGGCGTCGCACCCGATCGGATCGCGTGGATGGACCAGGTCCACGGCGACGTGGTCGTCACCGCGACCGCCCCCGCCGATCCGCCGCCGGCGTGCGACGGCGTGGTCACGACCGAACCCGGTCTGGGGCTGGGGGTGCTGGCCGCCGACTGCGTCCCGGTGCTCCTGGCGAGCCCGGGCGGCGTCGCCGCCGCCCACGCCGGTCGGGCCGGGGTCGTCAACGGGGTCGTCGGCGCCACGGCGCGGCGGCTGCGCGAGGTGACCGGCGACGACGTCACCGACCGCGACGTCGTGCTCGGCCCGGCCATCGGCCCGTGCTGCTACGAGGTCTCCGAGGACGTGGCTGACGAGGTCGTCGCGGCCATCGGCGGCGCCGTCGGCCGTCGGGTGCGGACCACCACGACGTGGGGGACCACGTCGGTGGACCTGCCCGGCGCGGTCGTGGCCCAGCTCGACGTGCTCGGCGTCCACCGGATCCGCCGGGCGGGCGCCTGCACCCGCTGCGGCGGGCGGGACCGCTGGTTCTCCCACCGCGCGACCCTGGCGGAGGGACGTCCGGCCGGACGCCACGCCGGCGTCGTCGTCCACCTCGCGGGGGGCCGCCGTGCCTGACCCCGAGCTCGCCGCCCGCGTGGCCGACGTCCGGCGTCGCATGGCCGCCGCCATCGAGCGGAGCGGCCGCAGCCCCAGCGGCATCACCCTGGTCGCGGTCTCGAAGACCGTCGACGACGACGCGGTCCGGGCCGCCCGGGACGAGGGTCTCACCGACTTCGGCGAGAGCCGCGCGCAGGCCCTGGCCGCCCGGGTCGCCG encodes the following:
- a CDS encoding laccase domain-containing protein; its protein translation is MTTSPSPAISAEAVPPAPPRVETPAAPLTGVLSPSVAAARYAFSDSSAGTMSPTVGDGDHTRHRAALAAAVGVAPDRIAWMDQVHGDVVVTATAPADPPPACDGVVTTEPGLGLGVLAADCVPVLLASPGGVAAAHAGRAGVVNGVVGATARRLREVTGDDVTDRDVVLGPAIGPCCYEVSEDVADEVVAAIGGAVGRRVRTTTTWGTTSVDLPGAVVAQLDVLGVHRIRRAGACTRCGGRDRWFSHRATLAEGRPAGRHAGVVVHLAGGRRA
- a CDS encoding cell division protein FtsQ/DivIB, with the protein product MRTGPATTALRFLGLVGPARPAAAPAGAGRAAAGRATSGRGRGRRRGPARPARGVAPRPPRQGPARPLVWLGIAQAPVAIAGHPRIRERAIAHLRARRRRDDMITASLAILLGLVLVTIGVVRSPLLAVDEVALVGLDGSQQDVVAAQAGLAAGTNVLDVDLGAVASRVEDLPWVRRATAHRRLPSTVEVRVAVAEPVVRATVGETTFLLDGDGVVVESLPAGAAPGSAVTLDDAVDALPTVEVVTPPSVGSRVADPDLQAVAAVAAAMPTVVADWVVAYTGVGEGQVDAILHIPTEDGTVELVAHLGRAEDVSAKAATIAALVAETIGNGTTPQAFDVRIPDRPVVRT
- the ftsZ gene encoding cell division protein FtsZ, with amino-acid sequence MAAPQNYLAVIKVVGIGGGGVNAVNRMIEAGLKGVEFIAVNTDAQALLMSDADVKLDVGRELTRGLGAGSDPEVGEKAAEEHRDEIEEVLKGADMVFVTAGEGGGTGTGGAPIVADIAKGLGALTIGVVTRPFSFEGKRRAMQAEHGVERLAAAVDTLIVIPNDRLLEISDTETSMLEAFRLADDVLLHGVQGITDLITTPGLINTDFADVSTVMRDAGSATMGVGKARGEGRARSAAEMAISSPLLEASMDGARGVLLTIAGGSDLGLHEVNEAAAAVQEHADPDGNIIFGTVIDDSLGDEVKVTVIAAGFNDSPTTKQREAPTQMSSQAAATVTALRPGREQPARPDFGRTVRVESPPPLPSILEDDDEDDEVFRSPSEPRPAAESRDAEDADDLDIPSFLRR